A genome region from Myxococcota bacterium includes the following:
- a CDS encoding YoaK family protein, translated as MYRLEREEFTRKPYIFLWGLLGFQAGFINAFGFLSCGRYVSHVTGFGTQIGLSLAGTNFLFALELLAFPGSFILGAFTSGVFTIARIEQGQRPHFEYLIAAMPIILILLVFFGSNGLFGPFGEELVTLRDFILLFALSFLCGLQNACFSIMTRGQIKTTHLTGISTDIGSDLARIYLGNLHRKELEISQGANLSRILIFIGFTSGSILSVLVCEQLNYRGLLVPFFTSIIVLLAVGLVSRTLDELERLRALEKR; from the coding sequence ATGTATCGGTTAGAACGGGAAGAATTTACACGCAAACCCTATATTTTTTTGTGGGGTCTTTTAGGATTTCAAGCTGGTTTTATCAACGCCTTTGGATTTCTTTCATGCGGTCGGTACGTCTCACATGTAACCGGTTTTGGAACCCAGATCGGATTGTCACTTGCAGGGACAAATTTTTTGTTTGCTCTCGAACTTTTAGCCTTTCCAGGTTCATTTATTCTGGGAGCATTCACGAGCGGTGTATTTACGATTGCAAGGATTGAGCAAGGCCAAAGACCCCATTTTGAGTACTTGATTGCTGCAATGCCAATCATTCTTATCCTTCTAGTCTTTTTTGGCAGCAATGGCCTCTTCGGGCCTTTTGGTGAAGAGCTTGTAACACTAAGAGACTTCATTCTGCTCTTCGCCCTTTCGTTTCTTTGCGGTCTTCAGAACGCATGTTTTTCCATTATGACCAGAGGACAGATCAAAACTACTCACTTAACGGGAATCAGCACAGATATCGGCTCCGACCTTGCGCGCATTTATCTGGGAAACCTCCACAGAAAAGAGCTTGAGATTAGTCAGGGAGCCAATCTTTCCCGAATATTAATTTTTATTGGATTTACAAGCGGCTCAATTCTTTCGGTGCTCGTCTGTGAACAACTTAACTACCGTGGACTATTGGTGCCTTTTTTTACTTCGATTATTGTCCTTCTGGCCGTTGGATTAGTGAGTAGAACGCTGGATGAGCTAGAACGTTTGCGGGCGTTAGAAAAGCGGTAA
- a CDS encoding PQ-loop domain-containing transporter, giving the protein MKLMLIFLVIVVSVSAVGDSGSAAPSESKSTPPAYEASLTETVIIQLFGIAAVVLSTMSTPLQIWRVYQTKDAKNISQSSLGTRVAATFCYLVYAFFKRDWIVLGHSTLNGIFTAAFIYLKWMYGMLPVVDQVAAVRA; this is encoded by the coding sequence ATGAAACTTATGTTGATTTTCTTGGTAATCGTGGTCAGCGTAAGCGCGGTCGGGGATTCAGGATCAGCGGCACCTTCTGAATCTAAGAGTACGCCTCCTGCCTATGAGGCATCTCTGACTGAAACGGTTATAATTCAGTTGTTTGGAATTGCTGCCGTTGTTCTATCGACTATGAGCACGCCGTTGCAGATATGGAGAGTTTATCAGACTAAAGACGCAAAAAATATTTCCCAAAGCTCTCTTGGCACACGTGTTGCCGCTACGTTTTGCTATTTAGTCTATGCGTTTTTTAAAAGAGATTGGATCGTGCTGGGACATTCGACCCTCAATGGCATCTTCACAGCCGCTTTTATATATCTTAAATGGATGTATGGGATGCTGCCGGTAGTGGATCAAGTCGCCGCAGTCCGCGCTTGA